TCACCCGGCCCGTCATCGAATACGTGCGCCGGGTGCGGCGTGAGTCGCCGCGCGACGTCGTGACCGTGTTCATCCCGGAGTATGTCGTCGGGCACTGGTGGGAGCAGATCCTGCACAACCAGTCGGCGCTGCGCCTCAAGGGCCGGCTGCTGTTCGAGCCCGGCGTGATGGTGACCTCGGTGCCGTGGCAGCTCACCTCGTCGGACCGGCGCAAGGAAGACCGCGCGTACTGGGCGCCGGGGGAGACCCGTCGTGCGCTCGGCGAACCCGAACGGCGACCGTGAGCGGCCCGGCAACACCGCGCCGGGTCGAGGTGACCGTCGACCGTCCGGCCAACGGCGGTGAGTCCGTGGGCCGCGCAGACGGCCGCGTCGTGTTCGTCCGCGGGGCGATCCCCGGCGAACGGGTGGTCGCCGACATCACCGACGACCGGCACGACTCGTACTGGCGGGCTGAGGTGGCGGAGGTGCTCGACGCCTCGCCGCACCGGGTGGCGCCGCGGTGTCCGGCGGCTGCGGCCGGGGCCGGGTGCTGTGACCTCGCGCACGTGACGCCCGACCATGCGCGGGACCTGAAACAGGCTGTGCTGCTCGATGTCCTGGATCGCGTGGGTCGTCTACCGGGCGAGATCGTGGCCGGCACCGAGCTGGCGACCGACGGCGTGCGGCGTCTCGGGGACGCCGAGGTGGGGTGGCGAATCCGGACCCGCCTGGCCGTGGACGGCCGGGGGCGCCCGGGGCAGTCGGCGTTCCGCGGCCGCGGCGTCGTCACCGAGGCCTGCGTCCAGCCCGCCCCGGGAATGCTCGACGGACTCGCCGACCGCGGTTTCACCACGCACTCCGAACTCGCCGTCGTGCTCGACGCCGACGGCGCGCGCCACATCACCGAACTCGCGCCCGTGGCGGAGCCGCGCCGGGGCCGCGCCGACAGCCGGCGCCGGGCGCAGCAGAACCGCGCTCGGCACGCACGGCCCCGTGCCCAGCGGGTCGTCGAAGGTGGGGCGACGGCCGTCCAGCGGGTCGGCGGGCGGTCGTGGGACATTCCCGTCTCGGGATTCTGGCAGGCGCACCGCGACGCGCCGCGGGCCTACGCCGAGACCGTCGTCGACTTCGTCGGTGCGCATCTCGGGGGACCGCCACGCGTGGCGTGGGATCTGTACGGCGGGGCAGGGGTGTTCGCGGGCGCACTGCTCGACGGCCCGGCCGGTGCGCCGGACACCGTGCACATCGTCGATTCGGATCCGGCCGCACTCGACGCCGCCGAGCGGGCCTTCGCCGGCGACGGCGATCGGGTGCACACCCATCGCGGGGAGGTCGCGGCCCGGATCACGGACCTCACCGCGCGGCCGGACGTCGTCGTCCTCGATCCCCCGCGTACCGGAGCCGGGGAACGGGTGATCGGGGCGATCGCCGACGCCCGGCCCGGCATCGTGGTCCACGTGGGCTGCGACGCCGCCCGATTCGCACGTGATCTCGGATACTTCGCCGCACGCGGATTCCGTGTCGTCGACATACGCGGTTTCGACGCTTTCCCGCTGACACACCACGTGGAGGCGGTGGCCTGCCTCGTTCCGGCCGCCGACGGGTGAGCGGGGCGCGCTCGCGAGGTCCGGATCCCGACGCGTCGGCCATCCGTCGATCGGGCTCGCGACGAATGCTTCCGTAGACTGACCAGACATGTGCCGGACGTTCTCCGGCTCGACAGCCGACCTGGCGTCTCGCCGGTGATGGAGGAAACGATGGGTGTGCTTGACCGGATCAGCTCGCCGGCCGATCTCCGGCCGCTGTCGGACGAGGAGATGCAGGTCCTCTCGGCCGAGATCCG
The genomic region above belongs to Gordonia hongkongensis and contains:
- a CDS encoding class I SAM-dependent RNA methyltransferase produces the protein MSGPATPRRVEVTVDRPANGGESVGRADGRVVFVRGAIPGERVVADITDDRHDSYWRAEVAEVLDASPHRVAPRCPAAAAGAGCCDLAHVTPDHARDLKQAVLLDVLDRVGRLPGEIVAGTELATDGVRRLGDAEVGWRIRTRLAVDGRGRPGQSAFRGRGVVTEACVQPAPGMLDGLADRGFTTHSELAVVLDADGARHITELAPVAEPRRGRADSRRRAQQNRARHARPRAQRVVEGGATAVQRVGGRSWDIPVSGFWQAHRDAPRAYAETVVDFVGAHLGGPPRVAWDLYGGAGVFAGALLDGPAGAPDTVHIVDSDPAALDAAERAFAGDGDRVHTHRGEVAARITDLTARPDVVVLDPPRTGAGERVIGAIADARPGIVVHVGCDAARFARDLGYFAARGFRVVDIRGFDAFPLTHHVEAVACLVPAADG